The Leptospira mtsangambouensis sequence CCACCCAACGCCAATCAGCTCCTCGTATTTTGTTGTGCAAAACTAGCAGTATTTTCGTATTTTTTTCTTCCCAATCTGTCACAAAAGGTAAGATCAATTGTCCCAATAGTAAAACAGTTCTTTAGGAGAATTCGATGAAACTCACTTCCTTCATTCTAACTGCATTTGTTGCGGTAGAACATGTGTTCATATTGGTATTGGAAATGTTCCTTTGGAAAACCGATCTAGGGATGAAAATTTTCCAGTTAACACCAGAAACTGCAGAAATAACGGCAAAACTTGCAAAAAACCAAGGCCTTTATAATGGATTTTTAGCAGCGGGACTTTTTTGGGCTTTATTTTTTATCAAA is a genomic window containing:
- a CDS encoding DUF1304 domain-containing protein; this translates as MKLTSFILTAFVAVEHVFILVLEMFLWKTDLGMKIFQLTPETAEITAKLAKNQGLYNGFLAAGLFWALFFIKDQNQKFQTILFFLICVVVAGIYGSATAKFSILFSQGLPAFLALVLHYLSNKNQ